The Edwardsiella tarda ATCC 15947 = NBRC 105688 region GCCTGATACAGGCCGGCATCCTCGCCGGGATGTCCCGCCGCCGCCATCCAGTTCGCAGAGAGCTTGACGCGCTTAATGTCACCGATGTGACAGGCCGCCAAGTTAGTCAGCGCCTCTCCCACCGCCAGACGCGCCGAGGCGGCGAAGTCGAGCAGCGCCACCGGGGCACGCTCGCCCAACGACATCGCCTCGCCGTAGTAGCTATCCAGGCTGGCGCAGGTGACCGCGCAATCGGCCACCGGCACCTGCCAGGGGCCAACCATCTGATCACGCGCCACCATGCCGGTCACGCTGCGATCGCCGATGGTGATCAGGAAGGTCTTCTCCGCTACCGCTGGCAGATGCAACACCCGTCGAACCGCCTCCTCGATCTCGATGACGCCACGATCCAAGACATTGGCCGGCGCATGCAGGGTATCGACCCGGCGCGTCATCTTCGGCGTCTTGCCCAACAGCACGTCGAGCGGCATATCGATTGGTCGGTTGGCGAAGTGGCGATCGCTTAAGGTCAGTTCGCGTGTCTCCGTCGCCTCACCAATCACCGCGTAGGGCGCGCGCTCACGCTCACAGATGGCGGCGAAACGCGGCAGATCCTGTGGCGCGACCGCCAAGACATAGCGCTCTTGCGACTCGTTACACCACAGCGCCAACGGGCTCATCCCCGCCTCATCATTAGGAATATCGCGTAACTCGAAACGCCCGCCGCGACCGCCGTCACTCACCAGCTCCGGCATCGCATTGGATAGGCCGCCCGCGCCCACATCGTGGATAAAGCGGATCGGGTTGGCCTCGCCCAACTGCCAGCAACGGTCGATCACCTCCTGGCAGCGTCGCTCCATCTCCGGGTTATCGCGCTGTACCGAAGCGAAGTCGAGATCGGCGTCCGACTGCCCGGAGGTCATCGACGAGGCCGCACCACCGCCCAGACCGATGTTCATCGCCGGTCCCCCCAGCACGATCAACTGATCGCCGGCGGCAATCTCCCCTTTCTGGACATGTTCGCCCCGGATGTTGCCGAGGCCACCGGCCAGCATGATCGGCTTATGGTAACCGCGCAGCTCGACGCCGTTATGGCTGGCGACCTGCTCCTCATAGGTGCGGAAATAGCCCAGTAACGCGGGACGGCCAAACTCGTTATTGAACGCGGCGCCCCCTAACGGGCCGTCGGTCATGATATTCAGGGCACTGACGATACGCTGCGGGCGGCCAAAATCCTGCTCCCAAGGTTGCTCAAAACCGGGAATACGCAGGTTGGAAACGGAAAAACCGACCAGCGCCGCCTTGGGTTTAGCGCCACGCCCCGTCGCGCCTTCATCACGGATCTCCCCACCTGAGCCGGTGGCGGCACCCGGCCAGGGCGAGATCGCCGTCGGATGGTTATGGGTCTCAACCTTCATCAGAATATGCGCGGGTTCCTGATGGAAGTCATAGCGCCCGCTCTCGCCATCGGCGAAGAAGCGCCCGACCGCCGATCCCTCCATCACCGCCGCGTTGTCCTTATAGGCCGATAATACGTAATCCGGCGTCTGCTGATAGGTATTCTTGATCATCTGGAACAGCGACTTGGGCTGGGTCTGACCATCGATCACCCAGTCGGCGTTGAAGATCTTGTGGCGGCAGTGTTCGGAGTTAGCCTGAGCGAACATGTACAGCTCGACGTCGCTGGGGTTGCGCTCCAGGCGGGTGAACGCCGTCACTAGGTAGTCCATCTCATCCTGCGCCAACGCCAGCCCCAGGCGCAGGTTAGCCTCCTCTAAGGCGGCCCGGCCCCCTTGCAGGATATCGATATACTGCACCGGCTGCGGCTCGTGCTGGGTAAATAACTGCTGGGCCTGATCCAGATCGGTGAACACACACTCCATCATGCGATCATGCAGCCGATCCTGTAACGCTTGCCATTGCGCATCGCTCAGCGGCTCACTCTCGATGTAGTAGGCCAGACCACGCTCCAGGCGGCGAACCTGATGCAACCCGCAGTGGTGGGCGATATCGGTCGCCTTCGAGGACCAGGGCGAAAGGGTACCCGGACGCGGGGTGACCAACAGCAGCCGTCCCGACAGCGCATGCGTGGCTTGCGACGGCCCGTAGGTCAGCAATTGTTGTAGGGTCGCGTATGCCGCGGAGTCCAGTGGTGCGCTGACATCGGCAAAGTGCATGTACTCAGCATAGATAGCGTTCACCGGCAGGGATGCATCCCGGCAGGCAGAGAGCAGTTGGTTAACACGAAAGGCCGATAGAGCGGGAGAGCCGCGCAGAATTTCCATGATGATTTAATTCTCTCGTCTGCGAGGAAGCTGTTTACAGCCGCCTCAATGGGCGAAACAGGGGGAAACCGGCGCCATTATAGTGAATCTCCCAGCGCGACGAAACCGTTTGCGTAGCCTTTCTTGTAAATAGCCCTGAGCGCCTATTTATTGACCCAAAATGCGGTTAAAGTTGCACACTGGCGTTTTGTTAAGCAAAATGCGCCTGTTTTTTTGGTTTGACCTTTATTCCACGTTTAACACCAGCACTCGCATCCCGCTAGACCGTCATGGGATAACTATTTGAAACGTATAAAATATAATTATTACCTTATCGGTATTGTCTGCGCGCTTTTAGCGTTAGCCCTGTGGCCCAACATTCCGTGGCGCAGCGGCAATGAAAATCAGCTACAACAGGTTCTCGATCGTGGAGAGCTGCGCGTCAGTACCATCATCTCTCCGCTCAGTTACCAGCGCGAAGGCAACACGCTCTCCGGGTTGGATTATGAGCTGGCTAAACGCTTCGCCGACTATCTGGGGGTGAAGCTGCGCGTGACTGTGCGCCCCGCCCTGCCCAAGCTGTTCGACGATCTGGAGAGCAACGATGCCGATCTGATCGCCGCCGGATTGCTCTACAACAGTGAGCGACTGCAGCGTTACCGCACCGGCCCGACCTACTACTCCGTCTCACAACAGTTGGTGTATCGCCAGGGTAAGGCGCGTCCGCGCAACCTCGGCGAACTGAATGGCACCCTCAAGGTGCAATCCGGTTCGGCGCACATCACCACCCTGAACCACTATCGCCAGGAAAAGTATCCCCAGCTGCAGTGGGAGCATAGCGATCGCCTCTCAGCGAACGACCTCCTCAAGCAGGTGGCCGACGGGAAACTGGACTATACGGTGGCCGACTCGATGGTTATCGCCCTGTTCCAGCGTATTCATCCCCAGGTCGCGGTAGCCTTCGATATCAGCGATGAAGAGCCAGTGATGTGGTACCTCAATCGTAATGAAGACGACAGCCTGTATGCGGCGATGCTCGACTTCTTCAGTCAGAGCGCCGAGGACGGTACCTTGGCGCGCCTGGAGGAAAAGTATATCGGCCATGTCGGCAGCTTCGACTATGTCGATACACGGACCTTCCTCGCCGCCATCGACAACGTGCTGCCGACCTTGCAAGAGTTCTTCACCCAGCACGCGCGCACCATGGATTGGCGCCTATTGGCCGCCGTCTCTTATCAAGAGTCTCATTGGAATCCGCAGGCGACCTCACCGACCGGGGTGCGCGGTTTGATGATGTTGACGCGGGCCACCGCGGAGGGGCTGGGGGTCAAGGATCGCCTCGATCCGGAGGAGAGTATCGCGGGCGGCTCGCTCTATCTGGAGCGTCTGATGAGCAAGCTACCCGAGAGTATCCCGGAAGATGAGCGGATTTGGTTTGCCCTGGCCGCCTATAACATGGGCTACGGCCATATGTTGGATGTGCGCCAATTGACCCAGCAGCAAGGGGGCGATCCCGATAGCTGGGCCGACGTTAAGCAACGTCTGCCGCTGCTGAGCCAGAAGAAATACTATCAGCGGCTCAACTATGGCTACGCCCGTGGCCACGAAGCCTATCAATATGTGGAGAATATTCGCCGCTATACCGTCAGCCTACGCGGTTATCTACAGGAGAAGGAAAAGCGCGAGGCGGCCGAGGCGACCCGTCTGGCACTGCTGGCGCAACGCGGTAACGCCGCACTGCCGTTAAGTGCCAATCGCCTCACCCTGTAACGATCGGCTACTCCTGCGCCCCCTCATCGGGCGCAGCCTGACGCCGGGCCTCGCGCTCGGCGCGCTTCTGGGCCCGCCGTTGGCGAAAAAAATCACTCAATTGCGCCGCACACGCCTCGGCTAACACCCCACCACACACCTCGATGCGATGATTCATTCCCGGGTGACCGAGCACATCGAGTAACGAGCCGGCGGCGCCGGTTTTCAAGTCACTCGCACCGTATACCAGACGCCGGATACGGCTGTGCACCATCGCCCCGGCACACATCACGCATGGCTCCAATGTCACATACAGCGTCGCCTCCAGCAGGCGGTAGTTCTGTAATACCGCGCCCCCCTGTTGTAGCGCCATGATCTCGGCATGTGCCGTCGGATCGTGACGGGTAATAGGCCGGTTCCACCCTTCGCCGATCACCTGATCATCCAGGACTAACACGGCACCGACCGGTACCTCGCCCTGCGCTCGGGCCCGTTCTGCCAACGCCAGCGCCCGGCGCATCCAGTAACTATCATCGTGTTGTGTCACTCCATCCCCCCTTCGGTTTCCGGCGCGCATTATACACAGCCCTCTCCTCCCATTAGCGTTATTTCAATTTTGCTGGCATCGCAGCAGACAGCGAAAACATCACAGACATACTATATGTCGCCTATCGCTTAGGCGTTGGCGAATCGCCAGGCAAAACGCCATCGGCCCATCGTCACCCAATGACCCCCATTTACCGGAGATACCTGGATGTTTGCACAAATTCGGCGCATGAAACACGCACTATTGCTGGCTGGCCTACTGACCGCCTCAGCCCCACTCTGGGCCGCAGAGTACTGGATCGATGTCCGTGTACCAGAGCAGTACCAGCAAGAGCACGTCAAAGGCGCTCACAACATTCCTCTCAGCCAGATGGAACAACGCATCGCCAGCCTGACCCAAGATAAAAACGACACGCTACATCTGTACTGCAACAGCGGACATCAATCCGGCAAGGCGCAACAGCTATTGCAAGAGATGGGTTACCAGCACGCCATCAATGAAGGCGGCCTGAAACAGGTAGCAAAAAGCCAAGAGATGGTAAAATAATCACACAGTTAGTCGGCGGCACGCCCAGTCACTGCGCGTACCGCCCTTCCCCTCTTCCTCGCTGCCGTGACAAAAAAATACGCTAAACACAATAAAAACAAACAAATAATCAATAACTAATGACTAAACAATACAAAAGAAATACATTTGTTAGTTACCTAAATATTTAATTTTCACCATTCCGTGCGCAAGATCGCTGTAATTCACCCTGAAACAGCTATCTTTCATGTTAATTAAATAACATGAAAGGAGTTGTCGATGGCAACCTCAACGTTTTTTATTCCGAGTGTGAACATGATCGGCAGCGGCTGCCTGAACGAGGCCACCGCCACGATGAAAGAGTATGGTTACCGCCAGGCGTTGATCGTCACCGATAGCGTGCTAAATCGTCTCGGTGTCGTCGCGGAAGTACAGGCACTGTT contains the following coding sequences:
- the purL gene encoding phosphoribosylformylglycinamidine synthase, producing the protein MMEILRGSPALSAFRVNQLLSACRDASLPVNAIYAEYMHFADVSAPLDSAAYATLQQLLTYGPSQATHALSGRLLLVTPRPGTLSPWSSKATDIAHHCGLHQVRRLERGLAYYIESEPLSDAQWQALQDRLHDRMMECVFTDLDQAQQLFTQHEPQPVQYIDILQGGRAALEEANLRLGLALAQDEMDYLVTAFTRLERNPSDVELYMFAQANSEHCRHKIFNADWVIDGQTQPKSLFQMIKNTYQQTPDYVLSAYKDNAAVMEGSAVGRFFADGESGRYDFHQEPAHILMKVETHNHPTAISPWPGAATGSGGEIRDEGATGRGAKPKAALVGFSVSNLRIPGFEQPWEQDFGRPQRIVSALNIMTDGPLGGAAFNNEFGRPALLGYFRTYEEQVASHNGVELRGYHKPIMLAGGLGNIRGEHVQKGEIAAGDQLIVLGGPAMNIGLGGGAASSMTSGQSDADLDFASVQRDNPEMERRCQEVIDRCWQLGEANPIRFIHDVGAGGLSNAMPELVSDGGRGGRFELRDIPNDEAGMSPLALWCNESQERYVLAVAPQDLPRFAAICERERAPYAVIGEATETRELTLSDRHFANRPIDMPLDVLLGKTPKMTRRVDTLHAPANVLDRGVIEIEEAVRRVLHLPAVAEKTFLITIGDRSVTGMVARDQMVGPWQVPVADCAVTCASLDSYYGEAMSLGERAPVALLDFAASARLAVGEALTNLAACHIGDIKRVKLSANWMAAAGHPGEDAGLYQAVKVVGEELCPALGLTIPVGKDSMSMKTRWQQDGEEREMTAPLSLVITAFARVEDVRRTLTPQLHCTQPNALLLLDLGAGRNALGASALAQVYRQLGDIPADVRDAAQLGAFFAAMQQLVAQGLLLAYHDRGDGGLLVTLAEMAFAGHCALDIDIATLGEDTLAALFSEELGAVIQVAQTDLVAVQAILAEHGLAAISHEIGQAMPGDRLHIRHGAQPVYDEKRSTLRAWWAETTWQMQRLRDNPHCADQEHQGKLLEEDPGLNVALSFDPQEDIAAPFIARGARPRLAVLREQGVNSHVEMAAAFHRAGFEALDVHMSDILAGRLTLDTFQALVACGGFSYGDVLGAGEGWAKSILFNPRARDQFAAFFQRPETLALGVCNGCQMMSNLRSLIPGAELWPRFVRNVSERFEARFSLVEVSDSPSLFLQGMSGSRLPIAVSHGEGRVEVRDTAHLAALEQQGLVALRYVDNFAQVTERYPANPNGSPNGITALSSQDGRATVMMPHPERVFRSVSNSWHPAEWGEDGPWLRLFRNARRALG
- the mltF gene encoding membrane-bound lytic murein transglycosylase MltF; this encodes MKRIKYNYYLIGIVCALLALALWPNIPWRSGNENQLQQVLDRGELRVSTIISPLSYQREGNTLSGLDYELAKRFADYLGVKLRVTVRPALPKLFDDLESNDADLIAAGLLYNSERLQRYRTGPTYYSVSQQLVYRQGKARPRNLGELNGTLKVQSGSAHITTLNHYRQEKYPQLQWEHSDRLSANDLLKQVADGKLDYTVADSMVIALFQRIHPQVAVAFDISDEEPVMWYLNRNEDDSLYAAMLDFFSQSAEDGTLARLEEKYIGHVGSFDYVDTRTFLAAIDNVLPTLQEFFTQHARTMDWRLLAAVSYQESHWNPQATSPTGVRGLMMLTRATAEGLGVKDRLDPEESIAGGSLYLERLMSKLPESIPEDERIWFALAAYNMGYGHMLDVRQLTQQQGGDPDSWADVKQRLPLLSQKKYYQRLNYGYARGHEAYQYVENIRRYTVSLRGYLQEKEKREAAEATRLALLAQRGNAALPLSANRLTL
- the tadA gene encoding tRNA adenosine(34) deaminase TadA, which translates into the protein MTQHDDSYWMRRALALAERARAQGEVPVGAVLVLDDQVIGEGWNRPITRHDPTAHAEIMALQQGGAVLQNYRLLEATLYVTLEPCVMCAGAMVHSRIRRLVYGASDLKTGAAGSLLDVLGHPGMNHRIEVCGGVLAEACAAQLSDFFRQRRAQKRAEREARRQAAPDEGAQE
- the pspE gene encoding thiosulfate sulfurtransferase PspE; the encoded protein is MFAQIRRMKHALLLAGLLTASAPLWAAEYWIDVRVPEQYQQEHVKGAHNIPLSQMEQRIASLTQDKNDTLHLYCNSGHQSGKAQQLLQEMGYQHAINEGGLKQVAKSQEMVK